One Prodigiosinella aquatilis DNA window includes the following coding sequences:
- the ackA gene encoding acetate kinase, producing MSSKLVLVLNCGSSSLKFAIIDAVNGDEYLSGLAECFHLPEARIKWKMDGGKQEAALGAGAAHSEALSFIVNTILVQKPELSAQLVAIGHRIVHGGEKFTHSAIINADVLQGIKDAIPFAPLHNPAHLIGIDEALKSFPKLVDKNVVVFDTAFHQTMPEEAYLYALPYKLYTEHHIRRYGAHGTSHFYVTQEAAKVLNKPVDELNVITCHLGNGGSVSAILNGKCVDTSMGLTPLEGLVMGTRSGDIDPAVVFHLYDSLGMSVADINKMLTKESGLLGLTEVTSDCRYVEDNYTTKENAKRAMNVYCHRLAKYIGAYSALMEGRLDAVVFTGGIGENAAMVRELTLNKLGILGFEIDHERNLAARFGNSGNIAKDSSRPALVIPTNEELVIAQDALRLTA from the coding sequence ATGTCGAGTAAGTTAGTACTGGTTCTTAACTGTGGTAGTTCATCCCTGAAGTTCGCCATCATTGATGCAGTTAACGGGGACGAGTACCTGTCTGGCCTAGCCGAATGTTTCCATCTTCCTGAAGCACGAATCAAATGGAAAATGGATGGTGGTAAACAGGAAGCAGCGCTGGGTGCAGGAGCTGCTCATAGTGAAGCACTGAGCTTCATCGTTAACACCATTCTCGTCCAGAAACCGGAGCTTTCTGCTCAACTGGTTGCGATTGGTCACCGTATCGTGCATGGCGGTGAGAAATTCACTCATTCTGCTATTATCAATGCTGACGTTTTGCAGGGTATCAAAGATGCCATCCCATTTGCACCCCTTCATAATCCGGCGCATCTGATTGGTATCGACGAAGCGTTGAAATCCTTCCCGAAACTGGTTGACAAGAATGTTGTTGTTTTTGACACTGCATTCCATCAGACCATGCCGGAAGAAGCTTATCTGTATGCCCTGCCGTACAAATTATATACAGAACATCATATTCGTCGTTATGGCGCTCACGGCACCAGCCATTTCTATGTGACGCAGGAAGCGGCTAAAGTACTTAACAAACCTGTTGATGAATTGAACGTCATTACCTGCCATCTGGGTAACGGTGGTTCAGTTTCCGCCATCCTCAACGGCAAGTGTGTAGATACCTCCATGGGTTTGACTCCATTGGAAGGTCTGGTTATGGGTACCCGCAGCGGTGATATCGATCCGGCCGTGGTTTTCCATCTGTATGACTCTCTGGGCATGAGCGTTGCTGATATCAATAAAATGCTGACCAAAGAATCAGGTCTGCTGGGTCTGACAGAAGTCACTAGCGACTGCCGTTATGTAGAAGACAACTACACCACCAAAGAGAATGCCAAACGCGCCATGAACGTTTACTGCCATCGTCTGGCTAAATACATCGGGGCATACAGTGCGCTGATGGAAGGCCGGCTTGATGCAGTTGTCTTCACCGGTGGTATTGGTGAAAACGCGGCCATGGTCCGTGAATTGACACTGAACAAACTGGGTATTTTGGGCTTTGAAATCGACCACGAACGTAATCTTGCCGCCCGCTTTGGTAACAGTGGCAATATTGCCAAAGACAGCAGCCGACCAGCTCTGGTAATCCCTACCAATGAAGAGCTGGTTATCGCTCAAGATGCTCTCCGTCTGACCGCATAA
- the pta gene encoding phosphate acetyltransferase, with protein MSRTIMLIPTGTSVGLTSVSLGVIRSMEQKGVRLSVFKPIAQPRAGDNAPDQTTAIIRATSAINAAEPLQISHVESLLSTNQQDALMEEIIARYHDNTKDAEVVLVEGLVPTRKHQFANALNYEIAKTLNAEIVFVLALGNDSPTQLKERIELARSSFGGSKNKNITGVIINKLNAPVDEQGRTRPDLSEIFDDSTKASVANIDPKLLFANSPLPVLGCIPWSFDLIATRAIDMANHLNAKIINEGDIQTRRVKSVTFCARSISHMLEHFRPGSLLVTSADRPDVLVSACLAAMNGIEIGALLLTGGYEMDPSISKLCERAFQTGLPVFMVNTNTWQTSLSLQSFNLELPIDDHERVEKVQEYVARHIDSQWIDSLSAASERSRRLSPPAFRYQLTEQARKAGKRIVLPEGTEPRTVKAASICAERGIAHCILLGNPDEIQRVAAAQGVKLGKGIEIVDPVAVRERYVARLVELRKNKGMTEVVAREQLEDNVVLGTLMLEQNEVDGLVSGAVHTTANTIRPPLQLIKTAPNSSLVSSVFFMLLPEQVLVYGDCAINPDPTAEQLAEIAIQSADSATAFGIEPRVAMISYSTGDSGAGSDVEKVREATHIAQQRRPDLIIDGPLQYDAAIMADVAKSKAPNSPVAGKATVFIFPDLNTGNTTYKAVQRSADLISIGPMLQGMRKPVNDLSRGALVDDIVYTVALTAIQATQI; from the coding sequence GTGTCCCGTACAATTATGTTGATTCCTACTGGCACCAGTGTGGGTCTGACCAGTGTCAGCCTGGGTGTCATCCGCTCAATGGAACAGAAAGGTGTTCGCCTGAGCGTATTCAAGCCGATCGCCCAACCCCGTGCCGGTGACAATGCACCGGACCAGACCACCGCTATTATTCGTGCAACTTCCGCCATCAATGCCGCTGAACCGCTACAGATAAGCCACGTCGAATCACTGCTGAGCACTAATCAGCAGGACGCATTGATGGAAGAGATTATTGCCCGCTATCACGACAATACGAAAGACGCTGAAGTTGTGCTGGTTGAAGGTCTGGTGCCTACCCGCAAACATCAGTTTGCCAATGCGCTAAACTATGAAATCGCCAAAACCCTGAATGCAGAAATCGTGTTCGTTCTGGCGCTGGGCAACGATTCACCGACCCAATTGAAAGAACGCATCGAACTGGCACGCTCTAGTTTTGGTGGTAGTAAGAATAAAAACATCACTGGTGTCATCATTAATAAACTAAATGCGCCGGTGGATGAACAAGGTCGCACCCGTCCTGACCTGTCTGAAATTTTTGATGATTCAACCAAGGCCAGCGTTGCCAACATTGATCCCAAACTGCTGTTTGCCAACAGCCCGCTACCAGTATTGGGTTGCATTCCCTGGAGTTTCGATCTGATCGCTACTCGTGCGATCGATATGGCGAATCATCTGAATGCCAAGATCATCAACGAAGGCGATATTCAGACTCGCCGCGTTAAGTCCGTCACCTTTTGCGCCCGCAGTATTTCTCATATGCTGGAACATTTCCGTCCCGGCTCATTGCTGGTAACTTCAGCGGACCGTCCCGATGTACTGGTGTCGGCCTGTCTGGCAGCGATGAACGGTATCGAAATCGGAGCACTGTTGCTGACTGGCGGCTACGAAATGGATCCGAGCATCAGCAAGCTGTGTGAACGTGCCTTCCAGACCGGCCTGCCGGTATTTATGGTTAACACCAACACCTGGCAGACCTCTTTGAGTCTGCAAAGCTTCAACCTGGAACTGCCGATCGACGACCATGAACGTGTAGAAAAAGTCCAGGAATACGTTGCCCGTCACATTGATAGCCAATGGATAGACTCTCTGTCTGCCGCTTCTGAACGTTCACGTCGTTTGTCTCCTCCGGCTTTCCGTTACCAATTGACGGAACAGGCGCGTAAAGCTGGCAAACGTATCGTGCTTCCTGAAGGTACTGAGCCCCGTACCGTTAAGGCCGCCTCTATCTGTGCCGAACGAGGTATCGCACACTGTATATTGTTGGGTAATCCAGATGAAATCCAGCGTGTTGCCGCCGCTCAAGGTGTGAAACTGGGTAAAGGTATTGAGATCGTCGATCCTGTCGCCGTTCGTGAGCGCTATGTAGCCCGTCTGGTTGAGCTGCGCAAGAACAAAGGCATGACTGAAGTCGTTGCCCGTGAACAACTGGAAGACAACGTGGTACTCGGTACTCTGATGCTGGAACAGAATGAAGTTGACGGTCTGGTTTCCGGTGCGGTTCACACCACAGCCAATACCATCCGTCCGCCATTACAGTTAATCAAAACCGCACCAAACAGTTCACTGGTTTCCTCTGTATTCTTCATGCTACTGCCGGAACAAGTTCTGGTGTATGGTGACTGTGCCATCAATCCGGATCCGACAGCGGAACAATTGGCTGAGATTGCCATTCAGTCGGCTGATTCTGCTACTGCATTTGGTATAGAACCTCGTGTTGCGATGATTTCCTATTCCACTGGTGATTCAGGTGCGGGTAGCGACGTGGAAAAAGTACGCGAAGCCACCCATATCGCCCAGCAAAGACGTCCGGATTTGATTATTGATGGCCCTCTGCAATACGACGCCGCCATTATGGCTGATGTTGCAAAATCCAAAGCACCAAACTCACCGGTTGCCGGTAAAGCTACTGTGTTCATCTTCCCTGACCTGAACACCGGTAACACAACTTACAAAGCGGTACAACGTTCAGCAGACCTGATCTCCATTGGGCCGATGCTACAGGGTATGCGCAAGCCGGTTAACGATCTGTCCCGTGGTGCATTAGTAGACGATATCGTGTACACCGTGGCGCTGACTGCTATTCAGGCGACTCAGATCTAA
- the yfcD gene encoding NUDIX hydrolase YfcD, whose protein sequence is MAEQTQMAGTEWVDIVDENNEVIAQSSRQQMRAQCLRHRATYIVVHDGMGKVLIQRRTEIKDFYPGWLDATAGGVVQSGENMLESARREAEEELGIAGVPFAEHGLFYYESDDCRVWGALFSCVTHGPFALQEEEIDEVSWLTPEEITSRCDEFTPDSLKALSLWLTRNNANEYGKILPRPARTLVDDLPGPEDRSALEEEK, encoded by the coding sequence ATGGCGGAACAAACTCAGATGGCAGGTACCGAGTGGGTGGATATCGTTGATGAAAACAATGAAGTAATCGCTCAGTCAAGCCGTCAGCAGATGCGTGCGCAGTGCCTGAGGCATCGCGCTACCTATATCGTTGTACATGACGGCATGGGGAAAGTCCTGATCCAACGTCGAACCGAAATCAAGGATTTTTACCCCGGCTGGCTGGATGCAACGGCTGGGGGGGTCGTACAAAGTGGTGAAAACATGTTGGAATCAGCTCGTCGAGAAGCAGAGGAAGAGCTAGGTATTGCTGGAGTCCCCTTTGCCGAGCACGGCTTGTTCTACTATGAAAGCGACGACTGCCGTGTATGGGGGGCGTTGTTCAGCTGCGTAACTCATGGTCCATTTGCGCTGCAAGAAGAGGAAATTGACGAAGTAAGTTGGCTGACACCAGAAGAGATAACGTCGCGCTGCGATGAATTTACGCCGGATTCACTCAAGGCATTATCACTGTGGCTAACTCGTAATAACGCCAACGAGTATGGAAAAATTCTGCCGCGGCCGGCACGTACACTGGTTGATGACCTTCCTGGGCCTGAAGATCGCAGTGCGCTGGAAGAGGAAAAATAG
- the yfbV gene encoding terminus macrodomain insulation protein YfbV, producing the protein MTTKPTGKIGWLQLFQRGQHYMKTWPADKRLGPLFPENRVVRVTRHGIRFMPPLAVFTLTWQIALGGQIGPSVATALFALSLPLQGLWWLGRRSITPLPPSLLHWFHEIRSKLLESGISLAPLEDKPTYQMLADVLKRAFKQLDKTFFDDL; encoded by the coding sequence ATGACGACAAAACCCACCGGTAAAATTGGCTGGTTACAGTTATTCCAGCGAGGCCAGCATTACATGAAAACCTGGCCGGCAGATAAGCGCCTAGGCCCTCTGTTCCCGGAAAATCGTGTCGTTCGCGTCACTCGTCATGGTATTCGTTTTATGCCACCACTGGCAGTATTTACGCTGACATGGCAAATCGCTCTTGGTGGTCAGATAGGACCATCTGTTGCCACAGCGCTATTTGCTTTGAGTCTACCCCTACAAGGACTATGGTGGTTGGGACGCCGTTCTATTACACCACTCCCACCTTCTTTATTGCATTGGTTTCATGAAATTCGTAGTAAATTATTGGAATCAGGCATATCGCTGGCTCCGCTAGAGGATAAACCTACCTATCAAATGCTGGCCGATGTGCTGAAAAGAGCCTTTAAACAGTTGGATAAAACGTTTTTTGACGACCTTTGA